A stretch of Lactuca sativa cultivar Salinas chromosome 6, Lsat_Salinas_v11, whole genome shotgun sequence DNA encodes these proteins:
- the LOC111914140 gene encoding COBRA-like protein 7, producing MLSLSLSKKPYFQISNMASTFFLLLLFFTTTTIVTAQTPPAPAPSPSSATCNGVFLSYSYSSGAQIPPKLKSDPAKQPYRFKSTLSVLNNAAEELKSWRVFVGFQHDEYLVSASNAVIADGSATLPSPVGNGTVFAGFPNSDLKTAIETAGDLTQMSVQVKFLGTQFGVGSPDVPMPNNISLVNDGFICSVPTMQGIRVMEVCCMKDPNAITNVTLPDEFLPRQTGDLTIMYDVIRTYESNYWAAVTIENHNPLGRLDNWNLTWDWMRDEFIGDIKGAYPFTRDSSSCIFGPQGAFYTSMDFSNVLNCERRPTLIDLPLEMTNNTQIGNIPFCCRNGTILPPTMDPSKSKSAFQIQVYKMPPDINRSELLPPQNFKINGRLNPDYNCGPPVRVSPSESPDSGGLPGSTAVSSWQVVCNITQPKGSSPRCCVSFSAYYNESIIPCPTCACGCRNTNPGTCSATAPALFLPSQAILVPFDNRTALATAWAHLKHRNVPSPLPCPDNCGVSINWHLLTDFRGGWSSRLTMFNWEDEAFADWFVAVEMDKSTPGFEKAYSFNGTILEVNRKNDTILMQGLPGLNYLVGEVDGASPEKDPRVPGKQQSVLSFTTKKMSGINVAGGDGFPTKVFFNGEECALPGLIPTNDSHRKKLEGVFSVVLAIIVLVLMQH from the exons AtgctttctctttctctctctaaaaaaccTTACTTTCAAATTTCAAACATGGCTTCCaccttcttcctcctcctcctcttcttcaccaccaccaccatagtcACCGCCCAAACTCCTCCAGCACCTGCACCATCACCATCCTCCGCCACCTGCAACGGCGTCTTCCTATCCTACTCATACAGTTCCGGAGCCCAAATCCCACCAAAACTCAAATCCGACCCCGCCAAACAACCTTACCGCTTCAAATCCACACTCTCTGTACTCAACAACGCCGCCGAGGAGCTTAAATCATGGAGGGTTTTTGTTGGATTTCAGCATGATGAATACCTGGTGTCCGCTTCTAACGCTGTCATTGCCGACGGCTCAGCTACTCTTCCGAGTCCAGTCGGAAATGGGACAGTTTTCGCTGGGTTTCCGAATTCTGACCTCAAAACCGCCATTGAGACCGCCGGAGATCTGACTCAAATGTCCGTTCAGGTGAAATTTCTTGGTACACAGTTCGGAGTCGGGTCACCGGATGTTCCCATGCCTAATAACATCTCTCTCGTGAACGATGGGTTTATCTGTTCTGTACCTACTATGCAAG GGATTAGAGTAATGGAAGTTTGTTGTATGAAAGATCCAAACGCAATAACGAACGTAACTCTCCCCGACGAGTTTCTTCCACGGCAAACCGGCGACCTGACGATCATGTACGACGTGATTCGCACCTACGAGTCCAATTACTGGGCCGCCGTCACCATCGAAAACCACAACCCTCTCGGCCGCCTCGATAACTGGAATCTGACATGGGACTGGATGCGAGATGAGTTCATCGGAGATATAAAAGGTGCGTATCCCTTCACTCGGGATTCATCCAGTTGCATATTCGGCCCACAGGGTGCGTTTTACACATCAATGGATTTCTCCAACGTTTTGAACTGTGAACGCCGACCAACGTTGATCGATTTACCCCTCGAGATGACCAACAATACCCAAATCGGAAACATCCCGTTTTGTTGCCGGAACGGCACCATCCTCCCGCCGACGATGGACCCAAGCAAGTCAAAATCGGCATTCCAGATACAAGTCTACAAAATGCCACCGGATATCAACCGGTCGGAGCTCCTTCCGCCGCAAAACTTCAAGATAAACGGCCGGTTGAACCCGGATTATAACTGCGGCCCGCCGGTACGAGTCAGCCCGAGCGAGTCACCGGACTCTGGCGGACTACCTGGTTCGACGGCGGTTTCGAGCTGGCAAGTCGTCTGTAATATAACTCAACCTAAAGGTTCGAGTCCACGATGCTGTGTGTCGTTTTCGGCGTATTACAACGAGTCGATTATCCCGTGTCCGACTTGTGCGTGTGGCTGCCGGAATACGAATCCGGGAACGTGCAGTGCCACCGCACCGGCGTTATTTCTTCCGTCGCAGGCAATTTTAGTTCCGTTTGACAACCGAACTGCACTAGCCACGGCTTGGGCTCACCTGAAACACCGAAACGTACCGAGTCCGTTGCCATGTCCGGACAACTGTGGAGTTAGCATCAACTGGCACTTGTTGACGGACTTTCGCGGCGGATGGTCTTCCCGTTTGACTATGTTTAATTGGGAAGATGAGGCTTTCGCCGACTGGTTTGTGGCGGTGGAAATGGACAAATCTACACCGGGGTTCGAGAAAGCGTACTCGTTCAACGGGACGATTCTGGAGGTGAACCGAAAGAACGACACGATTTTGATGCAGGGTCTTCCAGGACTGAACTATCTCGTCGGAGAAGTAGATGGGGCGAGCCCGGAAAAAGATCCTCGGGTACCTGGGAAACAGCAATCGGTGCTTTCGTTCACGACGAAGAAGATGTCGGGGATTAATGTGGCCGGCGGCGATGGGTTTCCGACTAAAGTTTTCTTCAACGGGGAGGAGTGTGCGCTTCCGGGATTAATTCCGACGAATGATTCTCACCGGAAGAAGTTGGAAGGAGTGTTTTCAGTGGTTTTAGCGATTATTGTATTGGTGTTGATGCAGCATTGA